A window of Gossypium raimondii isolate GPD5lz chromosome 7, ASM2569854v1, whole genome shotgun sequence genomic DNA:
TCATTGTCCCTTGAAATGAACCGAGGGGGCAATATATGGGGGCATTTGAAAGGGAATGCTTGGGATAATTCTCCCTAGACAAAGCTTCGAAAAAGTTTCCGATATACACCCAAATCTATGTAGGAGGTTGAAGTTGACAAGGTAAAGATTTGTTATTGTCTTCCTATTTTGCTTCTAGTTCAAGGCACAAAAATCGTAAATGATTCACGAGGAACGAAAAATGTTGAAGAAAGCAACAAATGTATGTATATCAACAGACCAGTTTCAGCACTAACCtaatttcatatattcattCATAAGGAAAACGTGGACCCACCCCAACCTTCGGCCACAAAGACaacccaaaatacaaaatagtaaaCTGCAGTTCATTCTAACAAATGTACATGTAACATTGCTCAATTTCTAAGTGAcctaatttcataaatatttcataGTTGGGAGCAGGATTCTCTAACCTCTACTTATGGAATCATCTCTCTCCTTTGATGTAAACTGCGGATTATGATGTAATCCAATTTCTGGTACAAGCAGCTCGAAGAATTAGAATGCAATTTCCTGAAGAACTTGAAGTGTTTTCTGATGAACCTggattaaaatattgtaaaggTATTGAAATCACATAGATGCTCGCCAATTAAACCGTCAACGGAAGtttaaaagaagaataaaatatagtaaGAAAAGACACAAGAAGATGTTAATGATTCGGGCAGTCAAATCAACTGTAAGTAAGAGATCCATTTCTAGGAGTCCCTAAGAAGGCAAGGTAAAAGATAGTTTACCCATTCTAAATGCTGTGCTGTTATGCCAGAGACATTTCCATTATATATACCACCCAAGACCTAAGAATGCAAAGAAATCCATTACTGTTGATCTTGAATGTAAGAAAAAGGTGACATAAGTAGTTCATGGGCATACACTAAAAAGCAATTAACTGTTTCCATGCCATGAGGTCCATTAGATTAAGTGAAAAACTTGTTGCTTAAAAGTGTAATTGAAGGATACCTTTGTCACAGTCTCAAGAAACATGCCGGGGCGAACAGGAAGTGGTTTTCTCCCTGTAACACTGCCCTGGTTAACATGACAAGAAAAGAGTGAATACACTAGAGTCTTGATGATTTTGCATACATGTCACCCATTCCAGCCATACTTGTAATCaacaaattataaagtatataaaggAACGTAAAACTAACCCTTCCTGCAATTCCCCGGGGTCTCGTTCTACTGGCATTAGCTTCTTCATCAGTGTCAGAGTAGTCTGCACCTTCATCTTTCCCTAGCATTACATTTTTTATCATTTCCTGGACAGGTTTCCCAGGTTTCAGCGCTACAAGCTTTGTTAAGAAGTTCACCTGCGTAGGTAAGATCTTAATCATGCCAATGATCATTCAAATGTCAATAAAGTAAAAActtaagtatatttattttataggaTTAGAGGATCATCAATATCTTATTTCATTAAAAgttagataattttttaaataaagtattaaaatgtatatttctGCGTGGGTATGTTTTGGTGTTTATCATCCCTTACATCTAGGTTAGGCCTCTCTTCCTATTGTGAATCAGTTTTCTGTCATATGCTCAACATGATGTCAAAACCAAAGTTGGTCACTGGTTTTGTTGGGTATTTTAACATTGTATTaaaactaaggtttttttttttcttttaatgtttatCATTTCACTCTGTTCTAATTGTCCATCATGTAGGCCTGCACACCCAGCTGTTACAGCAAGCCTTCGCTTGAATGGGAATGTTAGATGGGGTTAAATCCCGCATAGCTTTGGCTTGACGCCTGTTGAGGCATTATCCAGGTTGGGCTCTCTAACAATCGTCAATAGCTTCTAAATTTGAAGCTTAGCATAGTTtagtcaattttaattttcataaatgcaaTCATGCACACCTCTGATTCAGGAAGTGTACTAAAACCACGGTCATTTCTTTCATCGAGTATCCCACCTCCCATCATATTTCGAGCTTCCTCTCTGATCAAAACAAGTCTTGCAAGTAGTTTTCGATCTGGAACAACTGGCCGAGTTTCCATTGTCTGAAAAACCATTTATAATgcaaaataatgttaaatgcTAAGAAACATAGCAAACCTTGCCAATGTAAACAAAAACTAACAGAAAGGAACACCACCTAGTTGTGGTCTCACAAAGCAAATATCTAAAATGATAGTAACAGGAAACAGATGCTTTTCAACATAGTGTTATGCGCCTTGGTGTAGGATCTAGTCACAGGTCTAGACGAGAAAGAATTTTTGCTTCGCCTATGGTTACTCAAAAGGCAGATTCGTCCTTGACTGAACCCCCTCTCAAAATAACGTTTCTTTTTTTATGGAATAATTGCTTATCTCTTTATTTCATATTGGCAGCCTTTTATAGACTGTTAATAACAAAGGAAAGATTCCTAATAGAATTCCTAACTTAGAGCttatgaaggaaataaaaacctaatataatagagaaaataagtaaaactaaaactcTTAATAAAAcctgataataaataaataaaactaaaattcctATTGCAATAAAAGCGTCTATATCATTACTCCCCTTCTCAGAGTTGAGCTCGTCCTCAAGCTCAAATTCAGAATAAACTTTAGAACTTATCCAAAATCATCTATCTCATCATCATCTTGCGTGCCTTCAACATCTAGTACTTCTATCCAAAATAACCTTTTACATTTGTGTGCCATGGAATAAGACTCGTCACAATTATAACACAGCCCCTTAGCCCTTCTTTCCGCCATTTCTGTCTGTGTCAATCTCTTAATAAATGGTGCAGAAGAACCTATTTTGCCATTGTTCCCTGTTGGTTCTGTTGTTTGTCCCCCTCCCTTTGCAATGCTCTTAGTTGTTGGAATGATTGAATTGTTGCCAGTATTTAGGATGGCTCGAGATGACAGTTTGGAAGAGACATTTTGTTTACGTTCCAATGTTCGAGCCATATTCATTGCAACTCTAAGGTTTTCCGGTTGTTGCATCTCAATATCAATTCTAAGTTCCTCTACCAACCCGGCAGTAAAGAAGTTTACTTGTTGTCGAGGTTTAAAATCAGTAGTCCTAGCCAATAGTGATTGAAATTGGCGTTGATATTCCTCTGCAGTCCCAGTTTGTCTCAAGTTGGCAAGTTCCCCCAAGGGGTTATTACTCATAGGTGGCCCAAACCTTACATGACAACACTCTTTGAAGCGCCCCCAATTAAGATTTGTCTCCTCTTCTTCCATTTGATCAAACCACAATTGTGCCTCTCCTAATAGATGGAATGAAGCTAAGCCTACTTTGTCTTCTTCGTTAGTTTGTTGattgccaaaaaaaaatttcgtatCTTTTCAGCCAACCTAAAGGTTCTTCAACACCATCGTAAGTGGGAAATTCCATCTTAAAGTATCGTGGCACCATGCACCCTTCCTTTTCCTGCCTCCGCTGCTGCCCTgttcttcattatttttctttgaatccCCTTTCGTTATCTTTTGGACCGAAAGAGATAATATCACCACCTGCTCCTCTAATGCTTGTTGCCTTGTAGCCATTTGATCCATGAAAGCCTTCAGCTTGGCTGTCAAAGTCTTTTCATCACCCATGATAGCTGGCTCTGATACGAAGTTGTTATGCGCCTTGACGTAAGATCTAGTCACAGGTCTAGACGAGAAAGAATTTTTGCTTCGACCTATGGTTACTCAAAAGGCAGATTCGTCCTTGACTAAACCCCCTCTCAAAATAACGTTTCTTTTTGATGGAATAATTGTTTATCTCTTTATTTCATATTGGCAGCCTTTTATACTGTAATTAACAAAGGAAAGATTCCTAATAGAATTCCTAACTTAGAGTttatgaaggaaataaaaatctaatataatagagaaaataagtaaaactaaaactcttaataaaacctaataataaataaataaaactaaaattcctATTGCAATAAAAGCTTCCATATCACATAGTAAAAAAGGTCACTTGCCGTCCTTTTTTTCATAACAATCAGGGAAATATATAATTCAGCAAGCAAAAGTTTTTGAAATATTCCCTTGACAGTTAACGTGTTCCTTTGCCTAGGCAATAGCCCAATGCCAGGCCAGGCACCTAGGAAAAGTTGGATTatttaccaaaaagaaaaactgaaactaaactaaacttggaaattttcatatcaaaagCAGCAATGACTGCAATAGAGGTTGAAacatttaaattcataaatagtgaaattaaagATATTTCAGGTTGCCATCgttgaaataatatataatcaagGATATAATTCAAGAGGCAAGTTGTGTATGAAGTTACATACAAACATAAATTTGCATGTAGATCCAATAAGTTGCACTGTGAATGGCTACATTTTGAACATAATACTATCTCAAAGTATCTAACTGTATACTAAAAAAGCATAAACACTTGCAGTCCATTTGTAGAAGCTGGCCTATTTGGGTGCATCAGCATCTCTTAGGCAAATAATCAACAGTAGcagcataatttaaaaattaaaatgcactCCATAAAATATCCAGAAAATGCTTAATGAGGATGCAAAAAATCTCCTCGATGCTCTAGCAGCTATCAACTTAGAAGAATTCATAAATATCAGACAACATCTAAAAGCATGATTCATTATAAGATTCTCGAATAAATACCTCTAGTAGATCATCAGCCTGGTTTGCTATATCGTTTAGATTTGCTCCAGGAAGATGAACTTTGGTGCCATTTTCACTTTTGAAAGCACCACCACCTGCAGCAACTCGGCGTAGTAGCTCATGTCTGCTTTCTTTCAGGGGTGTTCTACAGAGAAGTCCAATCACTTGAACCTTGGGAGCAAGGAAAAGCAAGAGAAAACGACTTAGCATCGAGATCATGCTATTATATAACTAACTTTACGCTGAAGTTGAATTAGATACAGCGGGGTTGGGCCTCAAGGAACTTCCTTACATGCGGGGGACATTTTTTTGTGAGATGTGCCAGCACGGTCTCCTTAATCACCTCAAGCAGCGACTTTCGCTGTATTAAAAAAGAAAGtccattttgaatttattcacATGAGAGAAAAGCATCAACTGATAAAGAGATCAAACAATGACCGACAACTAGCAAAAGAGAGGTAGCAATCTCAAACCATGTCAGACGTCAAACTGACAACTAAAACCCAGATAACATTTAAAGAAACACTGTTGGTTACTAGAAGTAGTCCTAAGCTGCTTTTACTTTCTAAGTCCTACATCAAGGAAAAGGACTAGAAAGAAGGGGGATGGCACCTTCAGCTAGTCTCAATTGATGCTATAAATCTCTGTAACAAGAGCCAAATAACCACAATGACAAGTTTTATAAGTTGGCAACACCGCTAACACAATATTTTAATTGGTCTTGGATACAGACAAGATCAGGCAGATAGTAGAGCAGTACATGGAATATGCGATCAAGTTCAATTATTCTTCAAATCATGTTTGACAAACTCATGCTGAAATTCTTATTTTCAATAAACATTATAGTCATCTTACATCTTAAAATACACAATGAAAAgacatgaaaaaatatttacagtttGAAAAAACCAATTTTGGCATGTGATATAGCTTGCTCTTGGAGCCTGGTTAATTTATAACAAAGTCAAAAGTAAATAAAGCTTCATTTTTATAGAGCATCCAAGTGAACAGCGAACAAATTCGAAACCTGAACTACTGCATCTAAAAGCTTACAACATCTATTTTGCAAAAGAGATATTCTACACTTGAACCTTAAAAAATGTGACCAATGCACAATTAAAGTTGCTCTACCTTATCATCTTGGTCCTTTTCAGCAACTTGGATCATGTAATCTAGAGCCATCATGAACCCTGATTCCATTTCGTCAACCCTTTTCCCAATTACTCCTTGTGCAGCTAACTCAACTGCTACCTCCTCAGATGCCTCATCCATGTTCATATCTTCCAACTGAACCAACGATGCATATCAGATAGTCAAGACAGAGATGCAATTCGCTAATCACTACAGTCTTTGTGAAGACTGAAGAAGAGGGATTCAACTTTCTAAAGAATGATTCACAGAAAAGCCTGgtctgaaaataaaaattggtttataataGGATGCAAACAATACAAATATAAGTCACAGAGATGCTAGCTACTGCCTGGTACATACAACAGGCAGCTAAAGTCCTAAGTCACAATTCAACTACTGTTGCAGCTTAATTGTGGGGTCTGTAGACATGTCTTGAAAGTTTTCATAAGCATATTAAAACTGCCAACTAGTGGTGTAAATTTGTGGGTATTAACGCCCTTAAAACCAGTATCCACCACAAATAAATTCAAGCATCCTTCAAAAGACAACCTCTTTAAAGGATAGTAGTAAGGAAAGAAGAAGGGAGAGCTTACAAGGGTaataatttcttcaagaacagaAATGACTTGGTCTCCTCCTTTGAGTAAAGCATCATACTGAGAAGAATCTAAGTTCTGACTGCCTTGAAGTTGCTGGGTCTGGGTTTTATAAGTTCGTTCAAGTTCTTCATCAGGATAGCCTCCACCAACTTCATAGCTGGAGGACACGCGGCAGAAGAATTGCTGCTTCGTTACCTTGAGTTGTTTTATTTGGCAATGGAAGTGGGGGGTAGAGAAGCTAAAGGGGACAGAGGTGGGGAAGAAGAGCGAAGGAAGATTTGGAGCGGAACAACTAGGGAAGGAGAAGAAGACACTGCTCTTCAACATTTTCTATCGTGGGGGGAAGGGGTTTGGGTTTTGGAGAAATACCAGaggacaaaaaataaaataatacatatccTAATTCAGGTCCTTATAAAAAggtcaaataaaattatgaaaacaaaaCGCCGTCTGTGGGAATCGAACCCACGACCACATGGTTAAAAGCCATACGCTCTACCGGCTGAGCTAAGACGGCgttgtatttatataaataacagAAACATAAATATGAATGTAAAGTCGTTTGGAAAGCGAAGAAACAAAAAGGGTCCATTGTTTTATAAGAACtctcactttttttcttttttgtgtacAAGGGCAAAAAGTAAAGCACAAAAGCAGTACAATTAGTGCCTTGGGATATTAGAACAACTAAGTATCGTTCTCTATATAAGAAAGTCCATTGAGTGGTAACTTGTCTATATATGTAATCGGATATGCGTTTAAAGGGTGCAAATGTCTTCCCATAAGTACTTTATCTTCCCAGGCATCGTAGACTGCCTAGCGATAATTGACATTTTGTGGGTAATTTGGAGAGATTCCAATTTCATCAGGAGGTGTTGTAAGAGGATAAATTTGTCGTGAAATTTGGAGTCCCTACGTAGGCCCGTACTCATGATGGATGAGGTTGAAATTTCTGACCCTTCCAAGAATGTTTGTAGTTTGATTGACTAGAAAACATATGCCATCGTAgcatctatttctattcaagGAAGGTTCATCTTCAATGATTAGATAGTCTTTGGAAAGTCACCTAATAATTAGATTTGGTAGTAATtacttataattatattataattagtaGGTTTTATTGAATTGGTTGTAATTGGAACACTTCAATTACACTCTTCAATTCTTAGAGAATGGTTGAAAATTGAGGTAATTAGGTAGGTAATTATAAGCAAATACcgttactttataatttttcaaatacgcatgcataatttaaatttttgtaaaaaagacattttatacaataataatgtattttaattttagaacatatattttatattaaaatataattatatatctaTTATTGGATAAAAAAGTTTTTCTATGAAACACGTCAAGCcaaatatttcaatcaaattttgatctaatagcaaattaagtttataaagACTATATTATAACatctatattattttgtatgaaGACGTATATGAAAATTCTACcataaaagttgtaaaatcTTTATACACTTCATAAAATCCTTCTTATAAAGGCTATATACTCTTAGAGGACACATTGTTCATGGATTTAAAAGTGATGATGGTGCAAGTTTTTGGagtaaattttctcaaaatgatATGATAGATGATATGTTGAATAGTGTTCACAAATTAGAAGACacaaattttatatgatatgaCAGAGTTTTCGATCATAATATAAGCTATAAAAAGGTGAATTAACGTAATCAATAGAAAGGGAAAAGAACGTTTAATGGAATATCCGACTTTGAAATCttgtttgaaaataaatagGATTTCTATTGGAAGCAACCTGGCTAAATTCGTTGATAGATAGACAACAATTGTTTGAGGAACAAAGAGACTACAACATGAACCTAAAAACACTTAATGCCTTTATAATGCAATTAGAATTGGGTGATAAATGGATTTTAAGAGCTACTGATATTCTAGTATGTgagggaagaagaaaaaaaaggatgcTTCAATATCTTGGTTTACTATGGGTGATGTTAGGgaataatctaacaaatatgAGATGTTAGAATTAGCGGGGAGTAAGactcgattcgatttgaaaaaatttaaaaaattaaattaaattttgagttattcaaattattcgagtcaactcgaataagtaattcgagtcaactcgaataagtaattcgagttttgagttcaaatcgagttgaattttacaattcgaataattcaaataacaaataGGTGTAAATATCCTTTTGGTCCTtgtaaagtttgaaaataagcaaattggtctctttctcaacaaaaattactaaataattcaaaataatttttaaaattcaaaatatttataaaaattccaaaatttatattatctaaaaaattataaaattttaaaaaaatctagaaaatatataaagaaagttaaaaattaaaattttctagaataataattttggggacttaaataagttaattaatgattcaagtttatcatgttaaaatattattattattattttgctttgaaatttttttcaaatatatttggtttcatatttatgtgctctaacattGAATTAGTTATACcgtaacaaaatttaaatttgacatatttaattttttaatttaactcgaacaatttcacttgattcgatttgattcgcctcgacttgaatttcatttcactcaactctattcgaaaaaatttcaaatcgagttaggatgataaaatagaacttgtcaactcgattaactcgaaattttttcactcgattcgatcgaacgctcacccctaaCTGGAATAATTAGATAAAACCAAATATGATGTTTATTTAATACTAATCATATTCTTGACCACTTTCTTAAATTAACATATTACATACGAtgcttggttttaatttttgttacttgtttagaaaattttttctcaagtattattgataaatttttatattaatcgatatttttaaacaattaaattatgtaattttataattagaaaCTTGTACTATTAAATATGATATAGGGATTTAAGGTGTAACTACACTTTGTTAGCCAAACACTTTTAGGGAATTACAATTCATTATAATTACAAGGTAATGTAACCTTGGTAATTACATTTCCATCCAATTACTTAGTGATATCCAAACACACTCTTAATAAAATGTGTGATGGACCAAGCAAGGTTGAGGCTCggttccaaaaaaaattcatgcgTATGCCCGTTTTTGGGCCCGACCCGTCCAAAAATCTTATTTTACTGTTCAAataagaatatatttaaaaaaatatttttaattgatattttatatattttataattaaatttaaattttaaaattatttttattatttaaattgaattcgtACGGAAccacttttattttcattcttttgggtattaattaaaattggaaCTATATGATAAGAATAAtaagaattaaaacaatttcagCACCTAAATTAAAGAGAATCGTTTTATatcataaatttatagatatcaTAAAAATCAACGATAATATTTACa
This region includes:
- the LOC105784679 gene encoding protein PEP-RELATED DEVELOPMENT ARRESTED 1, chloroplastic, translating into MLKSSVFFSFPSCSAPNLPSLFFPTSVPFSFSTPHFHCQIKQLKVTKQQFFCRVSSSYEVGGGYPDEELERTYKTQTQQLQGSQNLDSSQYDALLKGGDQVISVLEEIITLLEDMNMDEASEEVAVELAAQGVIGKRVDEMESGFMMALDYMIQVAEKDQDDKRKSLLEVIKETVLAHLTKKCPPHVQVIGLLCRTPLKESRHELLRRVAAGGGAFKSENGTKVHLPGANLNDIANQADDLLETMETRPVVPDRKLLARLVLIREEARNMMGGGILDERNDRGFSTLPESEVNFLTKLVALKPGKPVQEMIKNVMLGKDEGADYSDTDEEANASRTRPRGIAGRGSVTGRKPLPVRPGMFLETVTKVLGGIYNGNVSGITAQHLEWVHQKTLQVLQEIAF